Proteins encoded within one genomic window of Marasmius oreades isolate 03SP1 chromosome 4, whole genome shotgun sequence:
- a CDS encoding uncharacterized protein (CAZy:GH11): protein MVSFTSLFVATVAAAGALAAPATNMTIEATVPSLVERGGTPSSTGTNNGYYYSWWTDGAAQATYTNNGGGSYSLSWSGNNGNLVGGKGWNPGSSSRTVHYSGTYQPNGNSYLSVYGWTRNALIEYYVVESYGSYNPSSAAQKKGTVSCDGASYDVLSTWRYNAPSIDGTQTFQQFWSVRNPKKNPGGSISGSVTVSCHFNAWRQFGMALGSSFDYQIVATEGYQSSGSSSITVS, encoded by the exons ATGGTTTCCTTCACTTCCCTCTTCGTTGCCACAGTCGCTGCTGCAGGTGCTTTAGCCGCACCCGCAACCAACATGACCATCGAAGCCACAGTTCCTTCTCTCGTTGAGCGTGGCGGAACCCCCAGCTCCACGGGAACTAACAACGGTTACTACTACTCGTGGTGGACCGACGGTGCTGCTCAGGCCACCTACACTAACAACGGTGGTGGTTCTTATAGTCTTAGTTGGTCTGGTAACAACGGCAATCTTGTCGGTGGAAAGGGATGGAACCCTGGAAGCTCCTCTAG GACCGTCCACTACAGTGGTACCTACCAGCCCAACGGAAACAGCTATCTCTCTGTCTACGGTTGGACCCGTAATGCTCTTATTGAGTACTACGTCGTCGAATCCTACGGAAGTTACAACCCGTCTTCGGCTGcccaaaagaaaggaactgTGAGCTGCGACGGTGCCAGCTACGACGTCCTCTCCACCTGGCGCTACAATGCTCCTTCCATCGACGGCACCCAGACCTTCCAG CAATTCTGGTCTGTCCGAAACCCTAAGAAGAACCCAGGTGGCTCTATTAGCGGAAGCGTCACTGTTTCTTGTCACTTCAACGCTTGGAGGCAATTCGGCATGGCCTTGGGCTCCAGCTTCGACTACCAGATCGTCGCTACCGAAGGCTACCAAAGCAGTGGAAGCTCGAGCATTACTGTCTCTTAA
- a CDS encoding uncharacterized protein (BUSCO:EOG09261TPN), with amino-acid sequence MPGDETLQQNHEDSGSESEGEEDVLPQVEVDPSTLTPLSPEVISKQATINLGTIGHVAHGKSTVVKALSGVMTVRFKNELVRNITIKLGYANAKIYKCSNEACPRPGCYRSYRSDKEDNPPCERPGCGHRMKLLRHISFVDCPGHDILMATMLNGAAVMDAALLLVAANETCPQPQTSEHLAAVEIMRLENIIILQNKVDLIKEAQALEHQKSIAGFVKGTVAENSPIVPISAQLKYNIDAVNEYIVKNIPIPVRDFLSQPKLIVIRSFDVNKPGAEVDELKGGVAGGSILTGVLRLGQEIEIRPGIVTKDAQGRARCQPIFSRIISLLAENNSLQFAVPGGLIGVGTRIDPTLCRADRLVGQVLGAVGTLPQVYSELEISLFLLRRLLGVKSEDKKQTKVSKLTKNEILLVNIGSTSTGGRVVSVKADLAKIQLTSPACTEIGEKVALSRRIEKHWRLVGWGSVQRGTVLEVD; translated from the exons ATGCCTGGCGACGAAACACTGCAGCAAAATCACGAAGATTCGGGCTCAGAGTCCGAAGGTGAAGAGGATGTCCTTCCTCAAGTTGAGGTGGATCCCTCGACGCTTACACCTCTTTCGCCCGAGGTCATATCAAAACAG GCTACTATCAATTTAG GTACTATCGGACATGTCGCACACGGAAAGTCTACAGTGGTGAAGGCGTTATCAGGAGTCATGACAGTCAGATTCAAGAATGAGCTAGTAAGGAATATTACTATCAAGCTGGGCTATGCAAATGCAAAA ATCTACAAATGCTCGAACGAAGCATGTCCTCGACCAGGATGCTACAGATCATACCGTTCAGATAAAGAAGACAATCCTCCTTGTGAACGTCCTGGATGTGGTCACCGAATGAAGTTGCTCAGACACATCTCCTTCGTCGATTGTCCCGGACACGACATTCTCATGGCCACTATGTTGAACGGCGCCGCAGTCATGGATGCTGCACTACTTCTTGTCGCTGCGAATGAAACTTGCCCCCAGCCTCAGACTTCGGAACATCTGGCTGCCGTAGAAATTATGAGGCTCGAAAATATCATCATACTGCAGAACAAGGTCGATTTGATCAAGGAGGCCCAGGCTTTGGAACATCAAAAGAGTATAGCAGGTTTTGTTAAGG GCACCGTCGCTGAAAACTCGCCCATCGTCCCCATATCTGCCCAGTTAAAATACAATATCGATGCCGTCAACGAATACATCGTCAAAAATATTCCTATTCCCGTTCGCGACTTCTTGTCCCAACCTAAACTCATCGTCATTCGATCATTTGACGTAAACAAGCCAGGTGCAGAGGTTGACGAACTCAAGGGTGGCGTAGCTGGAGGATCTATACTTACAGGTGTCTTGCGACTGGGCCAGGAAATTGAAATAAGGCCTGGTATCGTCACAAAAGACGCTCAAGGACGCGCCCGTTGTCAACCGATATTCAGCCGAATCATATCTCTCCTTGCGGAGAACAATTCTCTGCAATTTGCTGTTCCAGGGGGATTGATTGGTGTTGGGACTAGGATTGACCCTACGTTGTGTAGAGCGGATAGGTTGGTGGGACAAGTATTGGGTGCCGTTGGCACCTTGCCTCAGGTATATTCGG AACTTGAAATCAGTCTTTTCCTCCTTCGACGTCTGCTAGGTGTCAAGAGTGAGGATAAGAAGCAAACGAAAGTTTCAAAGCTAACCAAAAATGAAATTTTACTCGTCAACATTGGCTCTACATCGACGGGTGGTCGTGTCGTCAGCGTCAAGGCTGATTTAGCCAAAATCCAGTTAACATCACCTGCATGTACTGAGATCGGTGAAAAGGTTGCGTTGTCTCGGAGAATCGAGAAGCATTGGCGTCTAGTCG GATGGGGCAGCGTGCAACGTGGTACCGTATTGGAGGTAGATTAA